catgaaaaaaagtaaaatcccATTTTGGAATATCGATGCTGATTTTACAGGATTGGCCTCATGGTGACAAATTTAAAGTTGTATGATTCGGGCAGGCCCTGGTGTCGTGTGTGGTTGAACCGCCTCCAGGTGAAGACCGGGAGACCGCCCTGCACTGGGGGACCATTGATGGCGGTGGCTGTGAATGCCGAGGCCAGGCGGAAGTCTGACACCTGcaataaaagacaaaatggtTGCCTGGTGTTTGACGTGAACCCACCCCATAGCAGAAACAGCTCAGAGAGATTTGACAACGCTAAGGCAAAGAAATGGAGCAAGGGGAAATGCGTGCTTGTCAGGCAGAAATCCTCCCCTGCACTGAGGTATCTCCAGCCACAAAGGCAGTGCTGAAGgggcagcagcaaagcacacaCAGCCCTTGCACTATCCAGGGTGAGAGCAGCATATCCACCTTCATGGCAGTCCTCCCCATTCCTGGGTGTCTCCAAAAGGCCACAAGGGCAGCCTAAGACAATCTAGCAtaagctctgctctgtgttaaGCACTTGGTCCATCCCTTGTAAACTGTCACACAAGGGCAGCACAGTTACTGCAACTGCCTGGAGCCCCCTGCCCTGTTGTTTCACTACCTCTCAGAAAAGCCCAGCCCATTCCCCTTGCCTAACTGCTGTAAAAGGCACCTGCTCCCTTGACGGACACTTCTGTACAGCAGATCTCTGGTTTCACTCCATAACAACCAGCTCTGGGAGCTCTTGCTGGCCACcacagcaggcaggcaggctggCCTGAGCTTGAGCAAGCTGAGAGATGCTCAGCACTGGCAATGCTCAAAGAGGCTCCAAAGGACTCATCCCAGTATTCAGAGTCAACCCAGAGGAGGCAGCTGGTCGCCACAGGATCTGCCAGCATGCTGGGGCTGGACAGCTGCGCACACAGGTGTTGCCCCTCACAGTGAAAACAccacacaggctgcccagaagaACTGCAGCTTTCTCCAACACCGTTGATCTGAGATTTCCCCACGTTTCCTCCCCTAAAAAGACAGGTGACCATTGGCGAACTTTGATCAAAGCAGTTTTACAGAGGGGTGGAGACCTGGAGCAGGGTGACTCACTGGAGAGCAAGGCTTTTGTAAAGGTAAAATTAAAAGGAGGATAAAGACACATTCTTGTGGGCTCTAGGGACGCAACCAAGCAGCCTCCATGACCAGGAAGCCCAGACTGTACAGCAGTCATCTTCTCCACCTTCCTCCAGGTGATCCAAGGACTCATTTCAGCCTTCACTCAGGCTGATGCAAAGCTTCAGGGCTTTACCCTGAAACAACACAGGTTCCCATGGACAACTTTCTTTTGTGTATCTTCCTGTGCATCCTCTGCAACACCACTATTCCAGGACTGGTGTCAGGGGCAGGAGATGGGTCTCTGCACAGGAGCTGCCCAGTACTAGGACAGAGTGGAGAGAGGAAGCAGGCCTGGCCATGCCCACCCCGATGCAGGGAAACGCATTGCAGGTGTGAGAAGAGCACAAAGAGACTGCAGCAAACACTCACCAGAGACAGAAATCGGGGTTATTTACCTTGGAATCATAGCAGCCTGCAGGCACTGGGAAGGAAGGATTCAGGTCTTCTCGGCAGCAAATTGTGTTGCAGGGATTGTGTTCAGCATAAGGATCATGCTGGTAGTCTGGGGAGAGATGGagtgggaagggaagaaaagcaaacaaatgagtTCCTTTAACCAAAGCACTCTACTTCTCAAGTCCCCAAAGCACTAAGAGCTGGGTAAGTACGCTGCTTTCATGCTCCTCTCCAGGTATCAGATAGAAACCAGTGCCTGAGTAAGGCAAGTTCCAAATCCAAGTCCATTTAGCTATTTCTGCATCCCAGGGGCACCACTGCCCACCTCTAACCACAAACACCACTAATTCCACAGGACAAAAGCTTGCAGGAACTTCATGACTCctcaaaaaagcagaaaagaaagggatgGGAGACAAGGAAGAAAGAGCGCAGCAGTGAGAGCCTTCACATTCCTGTTCTGGAacaaaggaagcagaaggagcaAAGCCTTCAAATACCCACTGCAGTAGCTGCAAGCTAAGAGGAAAGGACAAGCCTCAACACCTGTGAGCATGCTGCTACTCACAGCCCAATCAGTGGCAATACCCCACCCTGGGAGAGGCCTCCCAAAGCCCAAGCCTGGTAATCATTGTGCTCCCTGTAATTGGAAATCAAAATATAGCATCTAAAGCTATCTGTACTGAGAGACGGGCTTAGCCAGAAGTTAATTACGCTGGTTTTAATCCAGTAAGGAGAACCCTGTCAGGGAAAAACAGGGCAGAGCATTACCTACTAAAGACCATCCTTCCTGGACTGTAGGAGCTGAGAGGGTGGGCAGAAGCCAAACTGACTTCAGTTTCAATCTGCACTTACAGTAGTGTAACTAATCTGTAAGTAATGCTTTTCACtataataaaagtaaattaacactactttttttttttttatgatcaGCTCCAAAATACATGGATATATTTCTTACTGTTATATCTCATGATGTACTTCATGCTTTCTAAGTTGGTCACCTTGCCCTGGTCTCGACGGAAGATTTTTGCTCGTGGAGCAAGCTCATATGAAAAATCCAGCCCATACTTCTCAACATATGACGCATAACCACTGAGGTTGTAAATCTTCTGATGGAAAGGAATGTTGTATGAAGGCCAGTAACCtgcaagagaaacaaacaacCTGTTAGACGCTTGGAAAAGCTGAACGCTCTTGCttatatcaaaacaaaaaaaaaacaaccacatttTCCATGCTGCACTGCCTTAACAGCATTTCGAGGAACAACATGCCCAACTGGTTtgaaaggaacaaaataagGCAACAGTCAACTGGAATGACTGGGGTTAACTCCCTGTGTAACACACACAGGCAACCCGCCCCCAGACTTCCACCCTGAGGAAtcatcctgcagagcagctgagatcaGACTTGCAGGAGCCTGAGGTGAAGATGCAGACCAGCTACAGCCCTCCTGTAGCGGTTACGCTcctctggggctgtgcagggaaaGGTCATTTGCCGCCACCAAGCTTTAATACATGAGACTTGAGTGAATGCGCTCcattttctcccctcttcccAACTCACTGAGATGCAACAGTGCACTGTGCAATGAAGGCAgatgacaattaaaaaaagaataaataaaaactccTAAACAAACACACATTCATAACATGGAATTTAGAACGTGGGTCCCAAAGGAGCAGTTAGAAAGAGAGGCCCGGgggggaaacaaacaaaacctggaGATGAACAGATAAACAGGATCCATGGAGCAAGCAGGGGAGAGCAGGAGACAGGCCGGCAAAGAACACACGGACACACTACTGTGTGGTGACTGGAAAGCTGCGGCTGCACACAGAGGGTAAGGAGAGGTGGGAATAGATGCACACTCACCACTGTCTGCCCTTGAGAGTTAAAAAGCAGTTGACCCAAGTAGAATGAAAAGCTCTTCTGTGTCCCAGGCTCTGCAAGACTGCAGAAGCCATGCAGACAGCGCAGTATTCAGCCTAAGACAGGCTTTAACCAAGGGCTGACAATTTGAACCTCAGTGCTAGTGTTCAGTAAGCCCTTCCCATGTACAAAGCACAGTCAGCTCCAGCTAGCATAAAGACATGGCTTTCCGAAGCCAGCAAACGCTACAGGAGCTATTACCTTTCCGGAGAACATTTGTTTGATCAGAATATTCCACCAGGGTTGGGATCTGCTCAACAATGTACAACGCACCGTCATCGAGGCTCTTCTGTAGCTTGACCTTCTTCAGGTCCAGCACCATGTACTGATTATTGTAGGTCCCTAGGTACAAGAACAAAGAGTCACATGCCCtgtctgggaaagaaaaggggcTTGAGGCGGGGGAAGGAACACGTCCTTTCTTTTAAGGTTCATATGAAAGTGCACTTACCAGAGTTGCATTTTGAGAAGGTTTCTGCCCAAGCTTTGCCACTGTCTGCCATCATGTTAGCAATGCGGACCCTCTGCCAAGCAAACAGGGATTCAGGCACCACTTGCTTAATGAGGGTGTGGTTGAACACACTGTTGGTGGTCTGCAACATTATCAAGCCACTGCCTAGTATGTAAAAGTCATCCAGGGACACTAAAAAGCCTTAAATAACAATTACACAAAAATTGTTATCTCTGAACCCTTGCTGTattcaaagaacaaaacaaccCAAGACAAAAGGATATGAAGGAGAGTGCATGtgcaatttttaaataaaaccataaaaatattgaagatgATATGGTAATTTCTGTAAGCACTATATGCCTACTGTCAGCACAGTTTCTCCCTTGTCATGCTTTCAGCACACACAACGTGCTTTGGAGCATTTGCTTCAGGTTTGTGTCTCAGGCTTTCCCACTTGTTTCCCTTTCACATGTCAAGCAATGGCTATTTCCAGGAATTACATAATTACATAGTATACGAGCAAGTGTTTGTTTCTAACAAagaagtttctttaaaaagtgaaacaacACAACTCCACAAACAGATCTTCATCAACCAGTTTTCAGAGGTCTTTCTTTGTTTGTAAATAAATCTCTTCTGGACTAAACAAGCTATGCagaaaaatcttccttcttagtttaatcttttccaacctaactGTTCTAAAAAATGTCTCCAGGAAATGGGGGCAACTCAAATTACAAGCCACCTCCTGCATGGGAGAGAAAGTTCTACCTACTCTTCTCTGCAAAGTGTCGCCATTCAACAGCTGTGCCAAACGCAATGCCGCCATGACTCTCTGAGCAGGATCCCTTCCCAGGCTGGGTGCCAATGGGAGCATTAGGCCCAACTGCAGATCTCATGCCAGGTGGTGGTATGCAGAATTCCAAATGTCAGCTATAACGCCATGGGTGGCATGGCAACTATTTattaagcagaaataatttgacTCTGCAATTCTCCAGAGGATACAGAGCTGGCAATCACCAGGTTGGGGAAATATGGTTAACTGAGCTACTGATGGAAAAGTCATCCAGAACTTGGTCTCTTGCTAGTAAGCTTTTAATGACATCACTCTTTTTCAAAGAGTACCAAACGCtaaaattttctttgtgtaatAGCCTAATACTTATGTTCCACTGCAACATCTACAGAAGGCCTCATTAATACACTCTGCAAACAAAGCAAGGCCAGCAACCTACAAGAGCCAGAAAGACAACTCAGTTCTGCCTCTTGTCCTCAGCTCTTACCAAAAGGCAGACCTCCTTCCAACAGTGTTTAAGGGCTCCACttcagcaagatttttttttttttaaagtcccaAGATCTCAAAACAGAACAGGTCCAGGAAAATACAGTCACCTTTTCTCTAAAGGTACGTTGGTATAGAACAAGCAGAGCACCCTGGCAGCTTGTGGGTCCTAGTACtttattctcagaaacagtGGCAATAAATAAAGCATATAAATAGCAAAACTATCTCAAGTAAATAAGGACAAGAAAGGAAACACTCTAAATCTGGCTCTGTCAGTCTATTTTACACCAAGACACTATCTACACCAGAGATAAGCTGTTGCATAATAAGTCACGTGCTTGTCTAAAGAGAGCATAAATGAAACTTGTAAACAACTGATTCCAACAGAGCACCAATTCCCATGTGGGTACCAGTGCTAAGTGACCCACTTCAAAATAAACGGAATcgctttttcctctttttcatatCAACCTAAGCtgagataaaactgaaaaacacaacTCGTTGTAAGCACTAACACAGAAGAAGAAGCTGAATTAACTGAAATGCAAACTCTGATCTAGACCTCTCCCAGGCATTAAGCAACAGTACATCCCATGTGACCTACTGTAGGTCCCATGTGACCTACTGGGgtaggttccttccaacccctacagctctgtgattctgtaaattGCAAAGCTAAGCCAAGCTGTAAACAAGTGGATTTTCTTCTAGGCCTTAGTATTTACCAAGTTTCATCCTGCATTGCTTTTATAATACAATGTGCCCTCCATGATATATCATTACTGGCTCAATTAACCAGAGACAACATATGCCATTATGACTTAAGGTACAGGCACCCCTGAGGCAACGGGAACTTAAACACGTATGACAGATTTACCAAGGACAAAGAcagccacaaaaataaaacccaggTGAAGTCTAGAGATACCAAGAGATATTTGATATCCTCTTGtgtccttctcattttttttttcactatgtACAAGAATCTGCTGTAATTGAAATTGTCTTCCAGGTAAACTGTACAAAGAGATAACAGTGacatattttctctgtaaacCCATCTCTCATTTTTATCAGCTActctcaatattttttttccactctcttcctctttcaatCAACCTGACTCTTCCTAcatagaaacaaataaaagcacttcTGATTGCATTTTCAGGGCCTTAGTCATTTAGATCCAGTTTCTGGAATGCTGACGTTTCTAGAATCTGGAGCTTTATTCATAATACGAGTAATTAgccaagcaaaacaaaatactttttgaaatCTGAGCCACAGTGTTCTCTGGGGAGCACACTGAATAGCATGCAGGGGTGCCATGCTCCTGACAGCTATTGTTCCAAAAGAGgtagctgctgctttgtcaaCCAGATGGCATCCctttttctggtattttaaaaagtcattgtGCTCACTGGAGCACAGAAAGGTGCACTATTTTAGTCTGAAAGTCAGAGACAGGATGTCTAGACATCACCTCCCAGGGATGAGATTAGCTCCTGGCCGCAatgcccactgctctgggctgcaggaaCATTTAACAATGGAAAGGGAGATGCCGTCTCTGGATGAACTTTCTCAatcccaccagcagctgcttttcGTGCTAAGACTGCATGGCCAGCTTCCTTTCACTGGCAAACCTCTCCCAGGCACTAAGCTATAATACACCCCACACTGCAGATGAGATAACAGAGACATGAAGTGTATCAGGTACTTTTCCCTGCTCATCCCCAAATTTTAGGTAGATGTTGAAGGGAGCTAGGAAGCAAGAAAGGGTTTGGCAAAATTCATGAGCAGAGGATAATTTGCCAATCCCCTGAATACAAGGCCTACTGCCCTTTCCATGTGTTGTTCCTCCTCAAAGCAAGAACATCTTTCCTCTTCATCCTGCTGCAACAGCACATAGCCATGCATCAGAATGACTTTATGCCATCTCGTGCCTGTCTCAGCCAAGCAAGATCCTGACAGCAGGCCAAAGGAGCAAAGCCGCTATAAAGCTCTTCTTAACTGTTTTGCTTGAGCagctaaaaacagaacaagactGCGGCTTACCTAGAGAAAGGGGGTCACTATCCAACCCATAGTGCTTGGGTCCAAATGGTAAGTTCCCTTTTCTAAAAGGGAGGTCAAAACTCACCACAAGCAGATGGGGATCCTGGAAACCAATCTGCTGCTGTCCAAGGAAACCAGCAACTTTCAGCAGCTAATGGGGCTCGTTTCTTCAAATGGCTCCGTGGGGCAGTACAGAACAGTGACTGCACTTAGCTTGGTCTTAACTCTGCTGTTCTGCTAGACTTGTCATGCAAAAACTAGCACCTATCTACTCCATGCCATTGCATTTCTTATCCCTCCAAATGAGCAAAGTTCCACTCAACAGCTGTGAACAACTATAACATGGCCTGTATCTCCCTGCTGTGCAGAAACTCACTAGCCACGTTGAGTCCTTACACTCAAAGTCTCAACAAGACACTGAAGTCGGAGCCAAGTCATTCCTCCCTTCCAGAGAGTCACAGAGCCGTTCTGCATGTAGCTCTGTACAGATGCTttcaacagaagagaaagctaAAACAATGAGCAAGGTTCAAGTGAGGTTTAGGATTAGCATGGAAGTGAGCTGCAGGTGGATGAATCTTTCTCCAAAAGCAGGGATTACTACTCCTGTTCCAGTTGACAGAAATCTGTAAATAATTCAGTTGTcattgaagaaaagaaagaaagaaacctgcCTCTTAACACTTTGTCTCCTCCAAAAGTCAATACTATGTTCATGAGGATCATGGAGGGTATTATCCAGGTGAGCTTACTGAGAACCAGTTAAGAATATCCCAGACAGTACCTGTCAGGACAGAGAAGAGGAGCAAGAACCTGCATGCAAGGAGAAGTTACAATGGCCAAGCTGTGGATTCCATGGTCAGATGCCCTGAAAATTTACAGCTTCATCTGATTATAACACAGATCAGAGGAACCTGTGAGTCCCTTCCTTCCTGCATGATGTCCTGAGGTCACTACCAGGCCAGTGGCTTCAGAGCTTGCTCACCTTCTGGAGAACTGCAAGTTTGTGAGCTACACCCACAGCTAACACGATTTGCTGCAGTCAGTGGATGATGCTCACCTAGCGCTTGTGGTGCTACCTTGTAATTAGGTGGCTAGCAAGTGCACTTGTCATACCACAGCTCTCTCAAACTCCACTGCAGCCATGGGAACTATGTTTTGCAACTGCTCTCACTAAATTCTGTTGGTAGAAGTAAATTTCACCGTATCACTGCATCAGAGTCCAGCTGGAACAGGCAAGCTTTAAAATAAGCCCTCTCTTACAAGGCCCTGCATACTCCAGGCTCAGGGAAGCATACTGGGATTCTGTACACTAGCAAACAGACTCGGATCATTTTAGCACAGCAGTAGCTGATTTTCAGGTACCTTCCATGCAGTGTGGTTTATTTGTCCTGTAAAAACATAAGTATTTCACTCTGTATTAAGAATCCACAAAAGGAACAACCCAAAGATGTCAGTGTATACTCCCACTAACAAAACagtaatattaaataataaaaaaagacacTCTGCATGGCTCATCCTGATCCCAAGGTTGAATCTGCAGCATAATACAGTATGCAACAGCCAGAAAACACAGTCACACTCTCTAGAATAGTACTATCCTCAGCAGTATTTCTTCTGAGATCCAGAATGACCTTTGGTACTTCCAGGTGACAAAGAGCTCAGGAAGAAGCCTTGGCTTCCTACCAGGTTAGACATGCCCTGCAAAATTCCTTCTGACAAGCACTGGAATTCCTCAGAAACTCCATGCTCCTGAAAAGCTGTTGTTTTACAGGCATTTGCCAAAATACTTCTAACTCCTTCCTTAAagtgaaaatcacagaaaaagcCGTATTCCTGCAGATCATCGAGGAAGGtttccccacagaaaaaaaaaacagctttgctctcaacatgaaatgaatgcaaccatttttcaaaacagtctCAGGAGCCTGTGCCATGAAGTACCCCTTGCCTCCACAGGAAGGCAAGCACAGTAATTAATCAAAGCACAGTCTCAAACCATCATCCCGTACAATTTCATCAGAATCAGATAACCTGCTACAGCACACGCTTTGCTTTCCAAAGTTTAAGATTGAGCGCTCGGTaatttttgattttgaaattcCACCTTTAAAAACAGATGCAGTGCTGACACATACAAAGGGTCCTAAActtgttcagtttttttttccccatgtttttCAGTACTACTCTAAGCTGCTTAGAGTACATGTTACACTACTGAAATATTCAGTGCTGGCAATTCTGCTGGGAAACTTGAGAATACTATTTCCTGCCTAATCTTCCCAAGAGGGATTGTAAGCGTTCTTGCTGGATATATTTCTAATACGTGAAATAAGCATAAAAATACTCCCCTTTGCCACAGTTAATAAAGAAGttgcaagaggagaaaaaaacgACTGGAGGTTTGCTCACCCAACATGAAAGAAGTCTCTACGATTCCAAATGGCTGCTGTTTGATACACTTCAAGCAAGAGTCGTGCCACAGTGTGACACAGAACTGTTCAAAGCTGTGTTATCACCAAACATGTGAACGCCATAGATAAGGTTAGAAGTTCAATAGTTGAGATGACTTTGCACTACACAAGTAGTAGAATATTTAACTAGTACTACTCTGAGCACTGAATGTGATTaaccaacagcaaaaaaacaagaTGTTCCAGACAGAAAATTGGATGAGACATTTTGTCCTCTCGGTGGCTCGCGAGGTGTCTTTTTTTTGACATTACCTGGGTAACTGCTGAATGAGACACGGTTGGTGCTAGTGTATGGATCAACTATATTGAAGTTCCAATGCTTATATATTCTCAGTGTGGCTGCGTAAGTAAACCAGCTGGAATGGGCAAAATATATGTTCTCGTATCCAGGTAAaacctggaaaacaaacagaatgatGAACCATTTCAGGTCCTATTATACTTTGCATGTTTTGTATTTGAAGGAAACTGGGAGAACAACTTGTTTTAAGTAGCTTAACTAACTGCATTGTTCAAGAAGGAGCAGATGCTTGTGCTTTTTAACTGTGCGCTAAACAATGAATTTTTGACACCTTTGGAAATAATTCTTGTTCACGtgttgttttcaaataattagTTGCCATTGTTCAAAATCAAACAATTTAGGTCTTTTTAGGACACCTGTGTCACAAGACatgctttctttccccagtttATTCTTGAATACTTGTGTTTATGCATTCAAACCAGCTCTCTGCAAACATATCAAACATTAACTTAGAACACGCTCTTTCTGTGTAAATACCTCTGGGAAACTCTGAAGTACAGAGTGAAATGcaagtacatttattttgaaaaggtaAATGCATATTGATAGTACATCTTAACCGATTTCCTTGTTCTAAGATTTATTGCTAGTTCAAACCTCTTGCTATAGGCAAGTGGTTGGATGAATGGTCCTCAATTTAAGATGAATATTGTTGCTCTGGGTTACATGGATCTCCATACATTGCCCAGGTACTCAGTTATTTTAGTTGAATAAATTAATTGCAGCCACGATGTATCGGACACTTAcattcaaagcatttttatctGTCATTATTCTCAGTGGAAAGCTATTCGAAAATATCACTGCTAACTCTAAGTAAACTTCTTTTACAAGGGCTGTtgtgaaagcaatgcctcctattttatcatggCGGCCCACAGCTTCAGgggcggatgttggtggtatggcagcagaggttgaaccttcccccagcattccattacattttgttgctgtgtaacagaaagcagcagaggggcagtctgacagaatagtgtctgacatggaagtgcagatgaagcaaaggtgtgtcactgaattcctccatgtggaaaaaatggcacccactaaCTTCATCGATGcatgctgaacatttatggagaccaaccagtggatgtgagcacagcgaggcagtgggtggtgcatttcagcactggcaaCAGTGAAGAGAAAGACAAGCCGCGTTCCAGATAGCCACGCAAAGAtctcacaccacaaaatgaagagtgtctccATCAGCTCGTCCATGCAAATCAGCAGATTACAACCAGATAACTGTGAATGGAGCTGAATATCGACTTCAGTgt
The Numida meleagris isolate 19003 breed g44 Domestic line chromosome 1, NumMel1.0, whole genome shotgun sequence genome window above contains:
- the PLBD1 gene encoding phospholipase B-like 1, whose product is MSRLGSGPLCCCWGLVLVWAVVGIRAEMRYATLYWNKAQKTLQVKNILDRSGDAYGFYNNTVQTTGWGVLEIKAGYGHQTLSNEDIMYAAGFLEGYLTAPHMYDHAANMYPQLIKNPTVRSGVQNFMAKQDQWTRQQIRNNKDDPFWRHAGYIIAQLDGLYMGALEWAKLHKQTPLSVFDVQFLNAVGDLLDLIPALFEYSARSGQCNVEAGGHGKYQWDMGHCSALIKVLPGYENIYFAHSSWFTYAATLRIYKHWNFNIVDPYTSTNRVSFSSYPGFLVSLDDFYILGSGLIMLQTTNSVFNHTLIKQVVPESLFAWQRVRIANMMADSGKAWAETFSKCNSGTYNNQYMVLDLKKVKLQKSLDDGALYIVEQIPTLVEYSDQTNVLRKGYWPSYNIPFHQKIYNLSGYASYVEKYGLDFSYELAPRAKIFRRDQGKVTNLESMKYIMRYNNYQHDPYAEHNPCNTICCREDLNPSFPVPAGCYDSKVSDFRLASAFTATAINGPPVQGGLPVFTWRRFNHTRHQGLPESYNFKFVTMRPIL